ACGTTGGACATGGCTTCTAGGCGTGAATGGAAGAGAGATTGAGGAGGATGGCACCCAAGCGCTCGGGTATTGGCAACGCTGTCAGCAATGCTGCGAATGAGCGGGGCCTCCCCGCTCACGGGATTATCGGGGTCACGACTTAGCGTAAAAGAGCGAAAGCGTGCACTGAGCGCATCGTAGAGCAGGACACGGCCGATTAAGGACTCACCAATATCGAGGATCCATTTTAGGATCTCGGTGGCTTGTAGCGTGCCAATGAGACCAGGCAGGACGCCTAGGACGCCGCCTACGCCGCACGATACCGCATCTGTGGGAGGCTCGGGATACAAGTCGCGGACATTAGGGCCGTCAGGGGCACCGAAAACCGAGACTTGGCCCTCGTATTGAAATACGGACCCGTAGACGTTCGGCACACCTGCTAGGACGCAGGCATCGTTTAGGAGATAGCGCGTAGCGAAGTTGTCAGTACCGTCGGCTACAACATCGTAGTCTTGCACGAGCGCTAACGCATTTGAAGCTGAGAATGGCCCGGCATGGGAAACGAGGGTGACATGTGGGTTCAACGCTCCGAGTCGCTCCGTCGCGGCGCGAAGTTTCGGCTGTCCGATGTCCTGTGTGTCGTAAAGAATTTGGCGCTGGAGATTGCTGGCCTCAACCTCGTCGAAGTCGACTAGGCCGATAGTCCCCACACCGGCTGCAGCAAGATAGAGAGCAATCGGAGATCCCAGGCCACCAGCCCCGACCACGAGAACACGCGCTTCTTTGAGACGAAGCTGACCAGTAACGCCTACGTTAGGCAGTGAGAGGTGGCGGGCGTACCGAAGCTGTTCGTTCTCGGTCATGAACGCAGGTCCAGTAGGCTGCGTACTCAATGCCTGGTTCTCTCCTGCCATATGGGACGTATCGTTCAGGACAGCATTCATTCCTGCTGCATGAGCTGGTAGAAGCGGACGGAGGCAAACACGGCGATCGCCAGTGAAAACAATGCACCAGACGTGTAGCCTGACTGGAAGCGGATGATGGCTAGCGCAAGCGCTAGCGCTCCAACAGCGCCATAGATGACGCGAGCGATTTGAGGGGTGAGGCCCATGTCACATTCCTCTAGATGTGAAAGGTTGAGAGCAAGCGGCGTTTGAATCGTCGGTAGAACGACGCAGTTTCAAGGTGGTGGCTATGCCGATGCTTTGGCAGGGGCAGGCGATGCAACCTGGTCTGTTTCTGACGTTGGCAAGAACAACAGCATCCCTTGCACGACCATCAGGTTGGTGACGAGGAAGAACACAGCTTCTTCGATGGGTAGGCCAAGCGGGTCGATATCGAAGCTCGTGTCGTTTGAGATATCCCAGATCTCCAGGGCAATCGCGGTGCGGTCGGCCCACCAAAGGTATAGGGTTGGGATTGCTACCGAGATAGCCCATGCTCGTCGTCGCTGCCAGAACCAATGGCCGCCAAGGCCCCACATACCGGCTAGTACGGGCCCTGCCCAAGACAGAATGAGCCCCATATATAGTGCGCGCTCGGATGATGCAAATAGAAAGACGAATCCTACAACGGATACAGCAATAAAAAAGCTCGCGCCGACCCATCGTGGCGTTGTACTGGATGTACCGAGAGGAGCTGGCGTGCCGGAGCGGGTCAATACCCGTAGGGTGAAAAGACCCGTCATCAGACTTTGGATCACGAAGAACATGTACTCCTCGACCGGCACGTATCCGATTCGAGCAATCACTCGGTCAGGCGGATAGCCCCACACCTCTCGATAGACGAGGTAGTTGTCCCAGGGCGTCGTGTAGACGAAGGCAATGAGTACGATGAGGCCAAGAGCCTGTGCTGCGGCGCGGTTGCCAGACAGCGGCCGGGGTGGCCAGAACGCCAACGCCAGCAGAAGCGGCAGTGTAAAAACGGCATGGAAGCCCAGATACGTCATCGGACGAGGAAGCAGCGTTTAGTGGGCCGCAGAGCTGTTGGCACGGCCATGGGATATGCTATGAAGCGACGTGCTTACGCTCCCTTAGGTTGTGGAAGTCCCGTGAACACGTTCCTCAGAATCCTGGGTCAGGATAGGTGCCGAAGCACAACACGCGCGGCATTCCGTCCGGAAGCGCCCATGATTCCACCTCCAGGGTGTGTGCTGGCCCCAGTGAGGAACAGCCCGTCGACTGGCGTGCTATAGTTAGAGAGGTCAAGCGCTGGCCTGAACATGAACATCTGGTCGAGGCTCATCTCTAGATGCATCACGTTGCCACGGAAGAGCCCGAGTTCGCGCTCCAGCCACAACGGATGCTGAAACAGTTGTCCAACCACCTTGTCTCTCGTTCCGGGTGCATACTCTTCAAACGTGTCGAGAATTCGGTCGGCGACTTGATTTTCTACCGCGTCCCACGTGGCGCCATTTGCCATTGCGTAGGGGTAATACTGCGCCCAGAGCCACAATACTTCGCCTCCTGGTGGGGCAAGGGTGTCGTCGACTGCTGAGAAGCTCATGCCCACCAGGGGTGGATCGGCCGCAGGACGGCCGCCCAGATAGTCAGCATACGCGTCCATAAGCTGCTGCCGGTCGCGGCAGAGCAACTGCAGTCCTACGCGTGCCTCGTCATCTGGGCACGCCGAATAGCGAATAGGCTCGGAGAGAGCGAGTCGGATAATCGCGCCGAACCCGTTACCAACTCGCATGCGTGACAGCGAATCAGGACGTAAGGCAGGCGCCAGCAGTTTTCCAAGCGACTCGAAGACGTGCGTACCGGCTAGAACCGTCCGGGCTGTGTACGCGTCGCCATGGACGCGTACTCCAACTGCGCGCTCACCGACCGTCAAGATCTCATCGACGGCAGCGTTCGTGTATACATCGCCCCCGTGTGCTTCAATGTGCCTCCGTAAGGCTTGGGTTAGCATTCCCGAACCGCCCCGTGGGCGCGCGATGCCTCCGTCATGGTAGAGTGGATGCCAAAGCAGAAAGGGGGCAGAGAGTGGTTCGGTGGGAGGCGGACCTGATTGGGCAGCCATCCATACCAATGCGGCTTTGACTTTCTCCTCGCTGAAGTAGCTGTCTACGACCTCCCCGTAGGGGCGAAGGATGTGACGT
The Bacteroidota bacterium DNA segment above includes these coding regions:
- the moeB gene encoding molybdopterin-synthase adenylyltransferase MoeB; the encoded protein is MTENEQLRYARHLSLPNVGVTGQLRLKEARVLVVGAGGLGSPIALYLAAAGVGTIGLVDFDEVEASNLQRQILYDTQDIGQPKLRAATERLGALNPHVTLVSHAGPFSASNALALVQDYDVVADGTDNFATRYLLNDACVLAGVPNVYGSVFQYEGQVSVFGAPDGPNVRDLYPEPPTDAVSCGVGGVLGVLPGLIGTLQATEILKWILDIGESLIGRVLLYDALSARFRSFTLSRDPDNPVSGEAPLIRSIADSVANTRALGCHPPQSLFHSRLEAMSNVPEISVEEYKTLRDSDAPPFLLDVRRPEEVSIADLGGSLIPLDQLPERLGELEDHRDDPVIVVHCRSGGRSAQATALLHQQGYTNAVNLAGGILAWSDRIDPSVEKY
- a CDS encoding NAD(P)/FAD-dependent oxidoreductase, producing the protein MPLGSLLARRTQPQQTDYDVAVIGAGHNALVAAAYLAQAGYRVAVFERRGIVGGAVSTQEIVPGYQFDLGGSAHILIRLTPIIDELGLEDFGLTYLELDPLFFAPFPDDDHFFLYRDIERTVAHLDERFPGEGAAYARMMEDWMPFSQSVRDMFLSSPHPFALGKSMAMGPSTEVDWQEALRHILRPYGEVVDSYFSEEKVKAALVWMAAQSGPPPTEPLSAPFLLWHPLYHDGGIARPRGGSGMLTQALRRHIEAHGGDVYTNAAVDEILTVGERAVGVRVHGDAYTARTVLAGTHVFESLGKLLAPALRPDSLSRMRVGNGFGAIIRLALSEPIRYSACPDDEARVGLQLLCRDRQQLMDAYADYLGGRPAADPPLVGMSFSAVDDTLAPPGGEVLWLWAQYYPYAMANGATWDAVENQVADRILDTFEEYAPGTRDKVVGQLFQHPLWLERELGLFRGNVMHLEMSLDQMFMFRPALDLSNYSTPVDGLFLTGASTHPGGGIMGASGRNAARVVLRHLS
- a CDS encoding lycopene cyclase domain-containing protein, with the protein product MTYLGFHAVFTLPLLLALAFWPPRPLSGNRAAAQALGLIVLIAFVYTTPWDNYLVYREVWGYPPDRVIARIGYVPVEEYMFFVIQSLMTGLFTLRVLTRSGTPAPLGTSSTTPRWVGASFFIAVSVVGFVFLFASSERALYMGLILSWAGPVLAGMWGLGGHWFWQRRRAWAISVAIPTLYLWWADRTAIALEIWDISNDTSFDIDPLGLPIEEAVFFLVTNLMVVQGMLLFLPTSETDQVASPAPAKASA